The Fluviicola sp. genome contains a region encoding:
- a CDS encoding Ig-like domain-containing protein → MKKIHFLLFAMCPLLSLGQTKEIAFSELTPGSGMYFGAVMTTTDITVTVQGPSDRFIAFGFGTGMATGNDAIIWSTLGTGAAPLQLRDHRMIGQGVEPSVDAQQDWTVISNNVSGGNRTIVASRVLNTGDANDVVFNFAATSQNLFWSKGPSATNQLQYHGASNRASGIVRNWVVPDVTPPTISSTSPADNAAGVSITTNISINFSENVSWGTGSFTLYDGSNNVIQTVSSGNPNVTISGSNVFYNPPANLVINTPYYIQIDATAFKDAANNFFAGISDNTTWNFNTNDLTPPALIAAPFVPADNSVGVAITTPLSLTFNEAIQAGTGEIQLYSGAGTLVESYDVLTSPLISFSGSVVTINPTDLVLNTSYYVNVQSGAIKDMSNNNYAGFSNNTTWNFNTNDVVAPLAVAPFSPADDATNVSVAGNLSISFSEDVQLATSGVIELFTSAGTLIESFGSGSAQLSVSGTTVTISTTNPLSENTAYYVHITPGFIEDLSGNDYAGITTNTTWNFTTGDFTAPDITNLNPADNSINVLLDVTPTVTFSENVVAGPGSFYLVCENNGVIQEFSTALGNTTVTGNSVALNQTGLNITFNYHILIDNDAVMDAAGNAFAGISDTTAWSFTAVLENGLQELSLNDYSWNGKELVIKTAYSSGEITDAAGRVVRKLNAKSTVLDNLPAGIYVVRIQASNTPSFFRIYVD, encoded by the coding sequence ATGAAGAAAATCCACTTTTTGCTGTTCGCAATGTGTCCCTTGTTGTCATTGGGCCAGACAAAGGAAATAGCCTTTTCGGAACTAACTCCCGGCAGCGGGATGTATTTCGGGGCAGTGATGACAACAACTGATATTACCGTAACAGTCCAGGGGCCGTCGGACCGCTTTATCGCTTTTGGTTTCGGAACCGGAATGGCTACCGGAAATGATGCCATTATCTGGTCAACCTTAGGAACCGGAGCTGCACCGCTTCAATTGCGCGATCACCGCATGATCGGACAGGGAGTAGAACCTTCCGTAGATGCACAGCAGGACTGGACCGTTATTTCGAACAATGTTTCGGGAGGAAACAGGACCATTGTAGCGTCGAGAGTGTTAAATACCGGAGATGCGAACGATGTGGTATTTAATTTTGCAGCAACCAGCCAGAATTTGTTTTGGTCCAAAGGGCCGAGCGCAACAAACCAATTGCAGTATCACGGTGCAAGCAACCGGGCCAGTGGAATTGTCCGCAACTGGGTAGTTCCGGATGTGACACCTCCGACGATTTCAAGTACCAGCCCGGCAGATAACGCAGCTGGAGTGAGCATTACAACTAATATTTCGATCAATTTTTCGGAGAATGTCTCCTGGGGAACCGGTTCATTCACACTCTACGACGGAAGCAACAACGTCATTCAGACAGTTTCCAGCGGGAATCCGAATGTGACCATCAGCGGGTCGAATGTGTTCTACAATCCGCCGGCTAACCTGGTAATCAATACACCATATTACATCCAGATAGACGCTACGGCGTTTAAAGATGCTGCGAATAACTTCTTTGCAGGTATTTCGGATAATACGACCTGGAATTTCAATACCAATGATCTGACGCCACCGGCATTGATTGCCGCACCTTTTGTTCCGGCTGATAATTCCGTAGGGGTTGCAATCACAACGCCGCTTTCTTTGACTTTCAATGAAGCAATTCAGGCAGGAACAGGAGAAATCCAGTTGTATAGCGGTGCAGGAACACTGGTTGAATCTTACGACGTGCTTACCAGCCCGTTAATCTCCTTTTCAGGATCTGTAGTAACGATCAACCCTACGGATTTGGTTCTGAATACCAGTTACTACGTAAATGTTCAATCGGGAGCAATCAAGGATATGTCAAACAACAACTACGCAGGATTTTCGAATAACACGACCTGGAACTTCAACACGAATGATGTCGTTGCTCCGTTGGCTGTTGCTCCGTTCTCTCCGGCAGATGATGCAACGAATGTCTCTGTTGCCGGGAATCTCAGCATTTCGTTTTCCGAAGATGTACAACTGGCAACTTCAGGAGTTATTGAACTGTTCACTTCCGCAGGAACTTTGATAGAATCATTCGGGTCGGGATCTGCTCAACTGTCAGTAAGTGGAACAACAGTAACTATTTCAACGACCAACCCGCTGAGTGAAAACACGGCTTACTATGTTCACATTACGCCCGGGTTTATTGAAGATTTGAGCGGAAATGACTACGCCGGGATTACAACCAATACTACGTGGAACTTCACAACGGGAGATTTCACGGCACCGGATATTACCAACCTGAATCCGGCGGATAACAGCATCAATGTGCTTTTGGATGTAACACCAACGGTTACCTTTAGTGAAAATGTGGTAGCAGGCCCGGGAAGTTTCTACCTGGTATGTGAAAATAACGGCGTAATCCAGGAATTCAGCACGGCTCTTGGCAACACGACTGTGACGGGCAATTCCGTTGCATTGAACCAAACCGGGTTGAACATTACCTTTAATTACCACATCCTGATCGATAACGATGCAGTAATGGATGCGGCCGGGAATGCATTTGCGGGAATATCAGATACTACTGCATGGTCTTTCACAGCAGTGCTGGAAAACGGGTTACAGGAATTAAGCCTGAATGACTATTCCTGGAACGGAAAAGAACTGGTGATCAAAACAGCTTATTCTTCCGGAGAAATTACCGATGCTGCAGGACGTGTTGTGCGCAAATTGAATGCAAAATCGACTGTTCTGGATAACCTTCCGGCCGGAATTTACGTGGTGAGAATACAGGCAAGCAACACACCTTCTTTCTTCCGGATTTATGTGGACTAA
- a CDS encoding ankyrin repeat domain-containing protein yields the protein MWTKSAFFLGFFLFIGISANAQDVFESARTGNIKQLKKLIALDKDTIQKVNKMGFDPLMIACYRGQTKCAEFLIKQGANVNSASAEGSALQAACYQNNTELGILLISKGAQLNGQGPDGNTALMYAVLNQNPELVSALKKAGADLSLKNKDGQTAHSLAMTLENTEIQKLVEISH from the coding sequence ATGTGGACTAAAAGCGCCTTTTTTCTTGGTTTCTTCCTTTTCATAGGAATATCAGCGAATGCTCAGGATGTTTTTGAATCTGCACGCACGGGGAATATTAAGCAACTGAAAAAGCTGATTGCCCTGGACAAAGACACCATTCAAAAAGTAAACAAAATGGGCTTTGATCCGCTGATGATTGCCTGTTACCGCGGACAAACCAAATGTGCTGAGTTTTTGATCAAACAGGGTGCAAATGTGAATAGTGCTTCTGCGGAAGGAAGTGCTTTGCAGGCGGCCTGCTATCAAAATAATACCGAACTTGGAATACTGCTGATTTCCAAAGGTGCACAGTTGAATGGGCAAGGCCCGGACGGGAATACCGCATTGATGTATGCTGTGTTGAATCAGAATCCCGAGTTGGTAAGTGCATTGAAAAAAGCAGGAGCAGATCTATCGTTGAAAAATAAGGATGGACAAACTGCGCATTCCCTGGCAATGACTTTGGAGAATACGGAAATTCAGAAGCTGGTTGAGATCTCGCATTAA
- a CDS encoding AAA family ATPase codes for MMDIPNLSPSEQLQVVATEIKTEGLKYDLLRREIGKVIVGQENMVRSLLIALLADGHVLLEGVPGLAKTLAIRTLSNAVSGEFSRIQFTPDLLPADVTGTLIYQQKSEQFSVKKGPIFANFVLADEINRAPAKVQAALLEAMQERQVTIGDSTYELPKPFLVLATQNPIEQEGTYPLPEAQVDRFMLKVFMGYPSKQEEQLILRSNVRPEGLEKISHVMHPEDLIKGKHLTRSIYLDEKVERYIVDIVDATRNPATAGVSEISKYLSYGASPRATINLALAAKANAFLEQRGFVIPDDVRTVAMDVLRHRVGLNYEAEADGVKPEQIIERLLQRVEVP; via the coding sequence ATGATGGACATACCTAATTTATCTCCTTCGGAGCAGTTGCAGGTAGTTGCAACTGAGATTAAAACAGAAGGACTGAAATACGATTTATTGCGTCGCGAAATCGGGAAAGTAATTGTTGGACAGGAGAACATGGTTCGAAGTCTGCTGATTGCTTTGCTGGCAGACGGGCACGTCCTGTTGGAAGGTGTTCCGGGACTGGCAAAAACCCTTGCAATTCGCACGCTTTCCAATGCTGTTTCGGGAGAATTTTCCCGCATTCAGTTTACTCCGGATTTACTTCCGGCGGACGTAACGGGAACCTTGATCTATCAACAGAAATCGGAACAGTTTTCGGTGAAAAAGGGGCCGATCTTCGCCAATTTCGTGTTGGCGGATGAGATCAACCGTGCACCGGCAAAAGTTCAGGCAGCTTTATTGGAAGCCATGCAGGAACGCCAGGTTACGATCGGTGATTCCACCTATGAACTGCCGAAACCGTTTTTAGTACTGGCAACTCAAAACCCGATCGAACAGGAAGGAACATATCCGCTTCCGGAAGCGCAGGTAGACCGTTTCATGCTGAAAGTATTCATGGGCTACCCGTCCAAACAGGAAGAACAGCTGATCCTGCGTTCCAATGTAAGACCGGAAGGATTGGAAAAGATTTCGCACGTCATGCATCCGGAAGATCTGATCAAAGGAAAGCATCTGACACGTTCCATTTACCTGGATGAAAAAGTAGAGCGTTACATCGTTGATATCGTTGATGCGACACGTAATCCTGCTACGGCCGGAGTTTCTGAAATTTCGAAATACCTGTCTTACGGGGCATCTCCGCGCGCAACCATCAACCTGGCATTGGCAGCAAAAGCAAATGCATTTTTGGAACAGCGTGGTTTCGTGATCCCGGACGATGTGCGGACAGTTGCTATGGACGTATTGCGTCACCGGGTAGGTTTGAACTACGAAGCAGAAGCCGACGGAGTGAAACCGGAACAGATCATTGAACGTTTATTGCAGCGCGTAGAAGTTCCATAA